The Cydia pomonella isolate Wapato2018A chromosome 9, ilCydPomo1, whole genome shotgun sequence sequence TGTCAACTGAAAGTGCTATCCTGTGCCTTAAGCATACCGCAGCGTATTATGTTGATAGAAATACGCCAGTTTATGCCTGTTACCTAGATTTATCAAAAGCGTTTGATCTGGTTTCCTACGATATACTTTGGAAGAAACTTGAGGGAATTAACTTAGCGCCCGATTTGAtaggtatatttagatattGGTATGGAAACCAGATCAACAACGTGAGATGGGCAGGTACATTGTCTGAGACGTATAGGTTGCAATGTggggtgaggcagggggggTTGAGCTCACCATCGCTTTTCAACCTATATATGAATGAGCTTATTGTCGCGCTCAGCAGCATGCATGCGGGCTGTCACATAGACGGGGTTAATATGAACAATGTGAGCTATGCcgacgacatggtgctgttgAGTGCGTCAGTCTGCGGCATCAGAAGGTTGCTTAAAGTATGTGAGGATTACGCACACACGCACGGACTCAAGTATAATGTTGATAAAAGTCAGTATATGGTTTTTGGGGTCGAGTCTAAAATACCATCTGTAATACCACCTATCAAACTTAACACGGTTGCCCTGCAAAGGGTATACCAGTTCAAGTATCTAGGTCATATCGTTACTACCGACCTCAAGGACGATGCTGATATAGAACGGGAACGTAGGGCCTTATCGGTCAGAGCTAACATGATTTCACGCAGATTTGCTCGATGCTCAAAAGAAAGTAAGGTGACTTTATTCAGAGCTTTTTGCACAACATTCTACACTTGCAGTCTATGGAGAAGGTACACCTTGAGATCGTATAGGGCCCTAcaagtacaatataataacgcgttcagggcactgatggggctgccgcgatactgcagcgcatcagggatgtttgcggaggcgcagGTGGCGTGTTTTAAAGCTACCATGCGCTTGCGAGCCGCATCTCTGGTGCGACGCGTGCGCGCCAGCTCCAACAGCGTCCTGGCAATGATTGCGGACAAGTTTTGCCCGTACATGACATTTTGCTGTGGACTCCATGCGCCCAGCAGCGCTGTGGTTAACACATTGAGATAGgtgataactgtcaatgtgttaaaaaactttaattttctttgtataattttattgtaggtattaatgcatgtgtactcgtatttgtagtatagtgtttaagtctagtgttccaaattaatatgtatgagtcattatgttactcgaaataaacgaattttaattttaatttttttttaagtttaactaACTTGAACAATTTTCCTAAAATATATATGGGCCAGTGTGTAAgtaggactattgagagttcatggaatctaaaatgaatgCGATGGAGTAAATTCTGAGCTATTTAATACTAAACATAAATTActaatacttttttatatattttacacttTTGATTGAGTTTTGGGATGACACCCAGAATTTCCGCATCACCATGCTAGCTACGCCACTGATGACCAGATGTGTACTTCTTGTGGGAGACATATAGTCTGCCTCTACTTAGGCATGTTTTCAATAATTACACACGCTTATTTTGTGTTTGATGGCGTTCCCTTGTAGACGACTTGTGCTAACGTCGAAAACAGCTAGTCAGATTTTTAGCTATACTTAGGactgatttagacggcacgcgaactcgcatgcgattttagttacattgcggactattgaggttacaacaattcggccgaccgatcaaataccgcaatgtaatgaagcTCGCGCGCGAGTTCTCGCACCTTCTAAATGGGcccttaatatatatatacatgctttttttttctttctttatatCCTTAtgattttaaacattttttttctaaaatatttcttaatcgTAACATtcttatattttgaaatattatataaatcttaGAGGTTATCATTATGAGGtaacatataattaaaattatctgaACTTAAATATATTGTCTTCGATCCGATTACAAAATAGCTAAACACTACGATTAGAATAGACAGACACTCAAGGTAAAAAGACAACATTAGTTAtatgtatcataaaaaatactcGCGTGGATCGCGAGCTTAGGGAATGATACAGCCCTGTATTCCTGGCAGTTAGCTATTTATAGGCTAAATCTACCTATTGTCGGCACTTCTCCAAAGGGTTTCAAAACTGCCAATAGCGCCCTCAAAAAGGTATATTGACTGACAGGTGTGTGTGCTGCTTGGTTTACCTTTTGCTCAACTATATCGTTCACTATTATGAAAACCCCCAAAAATATCTTGGAGGCATTTGAACACACGTTAGCTTATGTCATCTAATCTGTCAAGGGAAGTCAGCCCCATTGGCGTCATCTGTGGCGAGCATTTGTggccgcggccggcaaaacgtcccactttgccgcttgccataaggacaccTTGAGGTTATTCGTATAGAGACACAAGAAAatatccttatggcaagcgacaaagtggacgTTTTTCCGGCCGAGGTCACATTTAGCTTTAAACCTCATTATTGGCATGTTCAACCTAATTTCAAAGCAACAGTGTCGATAATTCCGTGCCAATCAATAGGCATTACACCATGCGATGATCACGTGGTGGTCTAGTTGAGGAGCTCGGCTCGCTCGCGGTACACGTTCACGACCGGCTCGTCGTCCGGGAACTCCGCCCGTTTCTCGTCGTTGGGGACGTACGCGAAACCGTCGAAATGGGTGAACTCTGTCGCTATCACTTCCTCGAGGTGGTAGAGACGGTTGGGCCGATCTAACTCCTTTAGAAACTCtgaagtacaataaaaaaataacgataaCTTTTTTATGCTTTGCGAACTTAGCCGTCAAGATCGACTAAGTAAAGAACGAGGTAAGGGGTTATTAGCTATCTACTTGATGGGAAATGGCATGATGCGCAGATTCATATCTACAGTTGCTGTTTGTATTTGACTCATCTGAGTAAACCAATAAGGTTAGGTACACACGGCGTTAATTTTTCCCGTATgccgtatacgggattttatcaAATACCGTagtgacagcaaaatttgtTCGGCAACTTTCAGAATCATTCACACGGCGTCTATGCGGGAAAGCCGGCTagccgtgtgaacgattttgaaagTTGCCATACGACTTACGGGTTATAGTTGTATACAGGAAAAATTAACGCCGTGTAAACCTATCCTAACCATTTTATTCTATGCCAATATGACCTACAACTTTCAGATGAATGTTATTTAAGAATACGCCTAAGAGTTTTCTTTATCCATGATTTACCTTGGGGTACATAACGCTCCGACTGGTCCGCCGCGATGACGTTGTAGAACGGCTGCATGACGCCAAAGTACAGGCTCTCGGCCGTCATCTGGCTCTGCCATTTGAGCGCGCAGTGCAGGTCCCAGCTGCGAATTATGCACACGTAGTCGTATCTGGTGTGGTAGCACGTCATCCCCACGGCGTACTTCACGTTACTCGTACGATGTCTTATAGAGAACTGGAATATAAGTTTTTAGTGAATCAAGCGTTGGGCGTATTGTCTACGTTGCCTGGTAAAAAATCCACTCCGCATATGCCATCTTTCTGATTTCATAATCGAGGGTTTCAATAGCCTCACTTTTGTCGAAGCATTAAAAAACTGGCAGTATAGTTTGACGGCAATTCTGGGTATTTGATAAAGGTCCTGAAAATCTACCTTATCTTTTACTAACTAGAAACGGCATAAATATACTGGTCTCCAAAAATGCGCTACGAAAGCGATTTGGAAATTATGTCggtaatcatttaattcaggcatgacccatataagtgttagcaacaaaatttaaatactaATGTTATACAGTACAGTTTTATAAAACCTACCATGCAAAACAGTTGGTATACTTAGGGCCAGACATTCAGCTATAgacattgtaaaataaatttggtACTCACTCGCTTCTTGTAGCAATCCACGGGCACTTCATTCCTGGAGAGTGCTCTAATTATCTCAATATGAGGAGTACTCAACTGCAAAACACAATAAGAAATAGAATACTTTGATCAAACCGGCCCTTTTTCTCAAACAACATGCTATCAAGAAGATTAAGAAAGGTGTGGAAAAGATCAACCACTTTTGACTTGAAACAATTTAATGAGCAGGAATGGTTGTTGGCACAACGGACGTGCTCGCTATGGTTGCTGATATGCGATTTTTTTTGCAGCGAACGATTTAACGGGTACCTTTGGTCTTCGCATGGTCTTGATCTTgaagcttaccatcaggcctgCAACTTCTCTTTTAAACATAAGAACATTGGTTTATGTCTAAAATATGCTCTCCTGCAGCTCAGCCTCCATGGACATTTTTTTGATAGCGCGTTACCCCTCTATTGGTCTAGTCTAGTGGGTCGGCTTATGAGCTCAAACCTAAACCAATTGTCGGTGAACCTTATGAAAACTTACGTGCTTCAGGTTGAGAGGAGAAGTCATCGCTGACATATGGGTTGGGTCAAGTAAATATGGCAGGAAATTCTTGTATGAACTGTGTGTACTTCGATTCGATCCCAGGAAATCCAAAAGGTGCAAAGCATTGAGTGTATTCCTAAAAATTAAGAACATGTTATAGGGTGTGTCGATATCGATATACATACAAGCGTTGCGTGAAGGAGAGTTGAGCACACACACAACTACATATATTTAGTAGTAATTGCATAAAAGTATGAATGAATGTGATTTAAGTGCACGATTTTAATGAACTACCTTACCTTTGAAACTTTTTTGTTAATCATGCATTTGCCTGCTGAAATTGCAATCGGTACAAACAACTTACCTATTTCAAAATCCTGCCGTcattaattacattacaatatagTTGTGTGCGTGATTCACACTCGCAACTATAGTGATGATAgctatacctacctaattatatataaattgcTATTTCAGAATAATTACCAGTTACGAATAGCTCCCATGCTCATATGGAACGACGAGCAGATAAACTGGAGAAGAGAATCCGGGCAATAGCGATAGTTGGTCGTCGGCCCATTTTGCGAGAAcgggcagcggcggcggcgatTCAGCTCCCCGCTGGAAGGCTCCACTGTAAATACCTGCAAGCATGGATACGACATGCTACTTTGAATAGTGGAAAATAACTTTGTATTTGTTAAGTAGAAGGTATTCGATATCAAACCTTTTGTCAACGTAATAAGTATGTTAGCTCAACAGTTAAAGGCCTCTGCCTGTTGCGCAGAAACCGGTAACTGTCGGTCGGGCAAATAACTGATTGTGTGGTGAGCTACACACGGAAGCTGCAATTTTTTCCTGATTATATTTGCATTTCGAGAATTTAGCTACCATCAGGTgtttcgtctgctcgtttgcctcctatagcatataaaaaaaattacaataaaagaGAAGTTTATATGACCCAGCTCTTTAATATAAATGAGTGCCAACGCTAAATCTTGCGATTTGGAGTTTAGCGTATGTATCACGAGTTTACAGGCTCCTTTATAATGCTAAAATTGATAAGACATGATGAATAATGGAAGTCTTTACATGGTAAGAATCCTGATACACAtgataataatcataatcataccTGCGGGTTTCTGGGATCGGAGTTATCGCGCCACTCCAAAAACAGGTGGTTGGGGAACGCGATGAGCTCGCAGTTCACGCCGCATTTCTTGGCGACTGCCTGGTAGATTGCAGTAACCACTAGCACGTTTCCACATTTATTGTCCAGGAcctaaaggtaaataaaatattatgtttaactCCTGTCTGTCTGTGTATCTCCTTTTCACATTTTGGTATAGCAGCAAGAAACAGGTATGGAGAAATATTATCAAGACAATTATTCGGACATGCATTGTGCCTATCGTGGCCATACGCCGCAGTGGGAATACCAAATCTAATACAAGTAGaatgatattaaatatgtaCTACAATGGACTTAATAGAAGAGTAATATCTAACATGTACAATCAAGAGTCTGATAAAATAGAAAAGACTGGCAACCTTGATACAATGCCGCTAGTATGGTCATCGTTGTGGGTGGCGCCAGGGAAGTAATTGTTATATTAATACACTCTATATACTCCAAAATGTAGAAAAATGTAaaaggtacatttaaaaaaatttttttttaaatgtacctttTTGTATGTAGCATTTTTGTTATTAgcacgtgattttttttatcttactgCTATTTATAACCTTGAAAAGTAAAATAGGGCTTGACCACTTTCACTCACTGgcacaaaatacaatttatttaatgacGCCATCTAGTGTTAACCAGCATTTTTAACCTTCTCTAAGagctcactagatggcgccctTATAGGATCAAAAtctttttatcatgttttaaaTCTACTTTTGTACCTATGACAAGGTGAGGCAAATACAATTTTTCGTTTGCAAGTTGTAAGAGTTTTCATATGCGcaaaagtaaaatgtaaaagtgataGATAGCTCCACCTACTTATAGTATTtctcaaactcgatgggtacgctgacaggtgtcatattaattcaattttgcgagatttggcgtttttaggttatcaATTATATGGAGATAGCAGCTGTCAGCCTACCCATcaactttgaaaaatactacAGCAATGTTGAAACATACGTTGTATTGAGGTTTAGGAACATGGTGTTGTGTTGAGGTTGTCGGTCTtgaatatttactagtcttTGGTAAACAAATACCTTGACAATATCCAGGGTGTCCAAATTAGCTGCAGTGGTAATAGCCATATGCCTGTCATGATACACTACTTGCGTAACGGCTGAAAGAATATCTCTTTCAGTAATTCGTTGCTTCTCTACATCATCTTCTACAGCGGCTTTTTTAATTTCATCTTCAcgcaaaataatttttactttcTCAACCAAGTCATTTATCtgaaatgttataataatttaaaaatgatatacTATATGACTGTTCTACTTACTAAATACTCATACTTGCGGTCTGGTCACCAGCCATGTCAGTAGTCAAGAAAAACAGGCAATTAAAATATGTGAAAGTgtggttttaataaaaaaaaatcttaaataagtactgcaccatttcgatacttctctgagattcccacgttacaggctgagcctagtgtgggatAATTGTACAGCTTCTCTTGTAATGCCaatttcttgaaataaataaagttttttttaatgatagaaAATTACAAAGCCATTGCCAAACAAATATAAACCATTTCTTTATAGACAATctttaaatattaaagtatGAAACATATGTTTGATTACTAACTACTTTGTGGAGCCAGAATAACAATAGCAAAGAACTTGTTTacataactaattaaaattaattacatatcaTGTTCAGAATTGAAGAAATCTATTGATATGATGTTCTTACACATAGGTAGTTAGTACAATGTAAACAATAGGGTATTCAAATTAACCAAAAATAGGTgagtcttaaaaaaaaaaactgttgtaGTTTTTAAGCTGTTGTAGTTTTTAAGTGTTCCACATCTGAATTGCTTTGCATATCCACTGACATGATTAGCTGGCAGACATGCATATTAAACACATATTCAATGAAAAGATTCATAATATTATTACccttatttcaatattttcatcAGGGTGTATGTGGAGGGTGTCAACCCACTGAATGAAGAAGTTACTGACAGCTACGGGTGACAGTTCATTGTTCACATGAGCCCTCACCCACTTTAGAGATAGGAATGTGTGAATTAAATGCCTCAGAACAATCTTCGCATAGTGCATTTCCGTCAAAGTGAAGGGCCTGAgattgaaaattttaatataaatcatTAAAACTAAGCTAATGTACACACTATAGAaggatttattaattatatactatataggtatattgtatTAATGTATCCAGTAAACTAGTGTTCATCCAAATATCTTAATTGTGCCCTGCTTATTGTAAATGTAGTACTTGCATGAAAAAAGTCATTTAAACAAAGGCAGTATTAAAAGAGGAGGCCTTATTAAGAGTTTTAAAATATGATCACTGAATTGCGATAAGCAGGGCAGAATAGGGGTCAAAGGGGGTTTACAAATTCAATATAATCTACTTAAATATAGTAAGAGAAAAGAAATACTTACTTCTTGACTGTCTTgcaattattattaatcataaTATTGCCTTTTCTGATTACATCTTGTAGAATGTGTATTGCAAAATTGAAGCTGAATCTGTTGACTAGGGCTGCTTTAAAGAAGGGTCTCACATCCTGAATATTAATATCATTATCCCgcctaaaaacataattataaataataaaactaatatttatctAACTGTGAAAAATATGATTAAGGACTGGGTTTACTGGGCTTGATTTGATTTAGCCTTAACCcaaacaattacaaattgaaAGTACTAAAGTTTATTTGTGACTTCCATGGTTAAGACAGACAgacttagggccacttgcactatCTTACTGACCTGGGGTTAGTcagttaaacctggagttaccatggttaccagtacaatttgacactgggttaacagtttaaccggttaaccccgggttagtgggatggggCAAGTGGCACTTGATGtaatacatatagtgattttagtattgttttaaaattactcAACAAATTTTCAATACCCGTAAAATTGTGGTGACATTGCAATAAGCTCCAAATACACCTGCTTCTTCACCGTGTGATAGCCTTTCAGTTCAATCAACCAATCTCCTTCAGTATATTCTTCAAGTATCTTAAATAGGTACTCTGGTAACCTGTAATAATCCAgtgtatttaattgttttttttttttttctaagtaaaCTAGTTGAGATATCTTTACTTTAAAGTATCGGCTAAAGACCTTACGTTCGTTTAGCCATTTCTTTCCATAAGTATTGATTACTCCTAACAAAGTCGTGAAATCGCTTGCAAGTGGCACCGAACCGCAGAATATCGCGGATTTCATTTCTATCTAGTATCAATGTTATTATTTCGTTCGGCAGGCTCTTTATTGCACAGGTTTCTTCCTCCATTTCGCTATGATATTTGATTATAACTACTATAAATAATTGGTATTTTTTCACTCTGTTATTATTACTTGACTTGGCTCACTATATTATTTGACGAATATATATTATTGTCATCAACAAAGTGATCGCCCAAACCCGAGAAAAAGTGAAGAAAAACCTATGAAAACCCAATGGATTCAATGGAAGTTGACTTGACATTGACACTAATGACACTCGGTAGATTTTAGATAGGTACGTTcggaataataattacaatgtcTGTGTTGTGTTTGGAAGACAGAGCCTCtaccaaagaatacaatactcacaaATGACCTCTACTAATACTCATGCGATATGTTTCAAGATGAGTAAAGGCCTCTACTCATCTTGAAACATACCGCATGAGTATTAGTAGAAGTGAGCTAGTGAGTATTAGATTCAAGATTCAATTGATCGAACAAAAGGCGCAATCTATCAAAAATCACATGCGATTTTTTGCAAATTGAGTAAAGGCCAAGGCCTTTAGACCTTAGTTATAGTATTTACAGACGGCCGCACCGGCGCGCGACCCTGGTGCACGTTCGATCGTGTGTAAGGTGGTCCGCGATACGTCCGTTAAGAATGCAGCTATAAGTgagagcgagaaagagatatGATGACCGGACCAAGGTCGCGGTCCGGTACGCTCGTCTGTTAAAGTCTTTACACGGAACGATCTTTGCATTtactattatttactattttattttaggtttgtGCGAATGAAACTGTAACTATACTACTATTCATAACTTGGAAATGTAAAATTTGACTTGCCTGCCCTTCCTACATGGTCTTACTTAGTCAACGATAACGATAGTATGATcatatccggctcgaaggaccacgGTATGGTggatatttttgatttttccgTGCGT is a genomic window containing:
- the LOC133521367 gene encoding uncharacterized protein LOC133521367 isoform X2, which gives rise to MSPQFYGRDNDINIQDVRPFFKAALVNRFSFNFAIHILQDVIRKGNIMINNNCKTVKKPFTLTEMHYAKIVLRHLIHTFLSLKWVRAHVNNELSPVAVSNFFIQWVDTLHIHPDENIEIRINDLVEKVKIILREDEIKKAAVEDDVEKQRITERDILSAVTQVVYHDRHMAITTAANLDTLDIVKVLDNKCGNVLVVTAIYQAVAKKCGVNCELIAFPNHLFLEWRDNSDPRNPQVFTVEPSSGELNRRRRCPFSQNGPTTNYRYCPDSLLQFICSSFHMSMGAIRNWNTLNALHLLDFLGSNRSTHSSYKNFLPYLLDPTHMSAMTSPLNLKHLSTPHIEIIRALSRNEVPVDCYKKRFSIRHRTSNVKYAVGMTCYHTRYDYVCIIRSWDLHCALKWQSQMTAESLYFGVMQPFYNVIAADQSERYVPQEFLKELDRPNRLYHLEEVIATEFTHFDGFAYVPNDEKRAEFPDDEPVVNVYRERAELLN
- the LOC133521367 gene encoding uncharacterized protein LOC133521367 isoform X1; translated protein: MEEETCAIKSLPNEIITLILDRNEIRDILRFGATCKRFHDFVRSNQYLWKEMAKRTLPEYLFKILEEYTEGDWLIELKGYHTVKKQVYLELIAMSPQFYGRDNDINIQDVRPFFKAALVNRFSFNFAIHILQDVIRKGNIMINNNCKTVKKPFTLTEMHYAKIVLRHLIHTFLSLKWVRAHVNNELSPVAVSNFFIQWVDTLHIHPDENIEIRINDLVEKVKIILREDEIKKAAVEDDVEKQRITERDILSAVTQVVYHDRHMAITTAANLDTLDIVKVLDNKCGNVLVVTAIYQAVAKKCGVNCELIAFPNHLFLEWRDNSDPRNPQVFTVEPSSGELNRRRRCPFSQNGPTTNYRYCPDSLLQFICSSFHMSMGAIRNWNTLNALHLLDFLGSNRSTHSSYKNFLPYLLDPTHMSAMTSPLNLKHLSTPHIEIIRALSRNEVPVDCYKKRFSIRHRTSNVKYAVGMTCYHTRYDYVCIIRSWDLHCALKWQSQMTAESLYFGVMQPFYNVIAADQSERYVPQEFLKELDRPNRLYHLEEVIATEFTHFDGFAYVPNDEKRAEFPDDEPVVNVYRERAELLN